The DNA window GTGTGTCAGCTAGGGGAATTTTGTGCTAATTGTTTAGTTGTGGATGTCATATGTGCAGATTTTGGTGTGCTATTATTCTGCCAACATCCGGAAAGTAATCAAGTGTGTGGCGCTAACTCAAAATTTCGTAAAACAGTGAAAGACCGAAATTGTtgatgtcacacgaccgtgtgtctggccgtgtgccAGGTTGTGTAAGCCACACGGATGTGTAccaggctatgtgggccacatgggctgtGCCAGGTCGGGCATGTGGGCTCATTTTCAGTAAGTTTAGTTAGGGTTGTGTTTTGATTGCATATTCGAGGTCAACGATTTCATAGGCTCTAATGAATGATATGTTTGTAGTCCGATAAATGAAATTTGATGTTTATGTTATGTGTGCATATTTTTCTGAAAGCATGTTAATTGTCTACATtgtatatttgatatgtgaatctGAAAGTACCGTTAGCATATTTCTGATCTGAAATACTTAAAATGAGCATGTTTAATATGAATGTAACTAtatatgtattatgatgttaCATGTGCATTGGAGTGGGATATGATAATGCGATATAGGAAGTTCTGGTAGACTGCTATTTGCATTTTTTGCGGTAAAATTGTAATATCTGTATCTGGTAGTTATGACTGCAATATCTTATTATGGTGGACTTTCGCATAACATTTGGTAGCATGACTGCATATTTCTGTACAGTGACATATGATCACTATTTGGTGTGTGGGGTCGGATGGGTGTTATTTATGCTATTTGGTGTGTTGGGTGGGTCGGAGATGATGTGTAGAGAATGAGAGTAGGATATGATCTATTTATTGATTTTGCATCAATATGCATGCCATGCTTCtgtatctgttctgttctgttgaAAACTGTGATTAAATTTTGTTATCTGTTATGTATGTGGGCCAAGTCACACACTGTGCTTTCTAGCTCActcaatttattaatattttcaggTAACCCTTAGGCTTAGGATTGGGCAGTGTTTGGGGTCCGGATTGGTCATTCTCGCATTGAACGATTTAATTTGATTTCACGATTAATCTTGGACGTTTTGGACTGTTGGATAATTTTCTGGAcattatttttggttttggacTAGTTGTTGaactttaatattttgttttcGCTAAACTGtaaaattttgcattttcacaTGCTGAAATCACtggttttcaaaattgacaactctAAAATTTTTCTCTGCAAATCCAAATAATCGAAATGAGTTTtctgaataataaataagttgtCAATGTGATTTTAAGTTTATGCAAGTGATGGTAAACTAATGATTTTGAAAACACACACGTATCGTGGttaaaatgaattaagtttaaattttaaaacgagTAGAGGATATAACTCTCTAGATTTATTGATatcgtctaggccgagtttgggtgttacaaattcttttaattttttttataaaattggagaAGGTGATCAtgacaatttcaaaattttatgatatttcGGTTGTTTTATTTAGCAAGGCGGCATGATTTTGAAGAAAGTacctttttcctttgtttttcctttttgttttttacGAACGCAAAAGAATATTTAGATTGTGAAATGTTGACATTTTGTAAAGCTTAGGAAAAGTTGAGTCATCATATTTTTGGAAAACGTTTTCATAATGCATCTCTTCTTCATTAACAGTTTGGTTCTTCTCATTTGCATTATTTAGTAGTATTATTCAAGCTACATTATTGACTAACATAACATCATTTCACTTTCACAATCACTACTCGCTATCACTATTCATTCCATATTATTacctttttttttgtcttttctttctaGAAAATTTTACACGTCTTCAGATATTTTCCCAACAcgtcattatttttatttctaggtTTACTGTCTTCACGAGTGGTTTGAATTAATAgggaaattattttatgaactattatttatagttatttttaattatttaataatattttaatatatatttttatgtaattgacatataattttagtaatttttttttattctgaaCTTGAATCTCAAATTTTAAACTCGAAATTATAAATTCGAATCTTGAACTCTAAACTCTAACTCGACCTTGAATCACGAATCTTAGACCTTAAATCTTGAACCTCGAACATAGTGGCAGAGGCAGGATGATAATCTTGGGGGGCCAAACTAAAATTAGACgtacaaaaatatttttgggaggggcctacttatatttttaggagtgctataatatatatacaaagggGGAAATTGTAAAAATCTTAAACCTTGGGTAATTTTTAGATCACATGTTTCAGATGAGGTGGATCAGAGTATTCAGAAGAATACGGTGAGAACAGGGTAATTTTTAAACTGTGTTCTTAACCTTAAATGCTactttttcttcctcttctttctttttttttcttaaattttgttaGTATAGTGTTATAAGTTGAAAGAAGTAAGAGCATTTATTTCTTTGCATTTCCTGCCCTCTTGGAATGTACCGTATACATTATGTTGTTGTggttaactttaaaattttattggtggAGTGTTTTGAAAACTAGGAGGATAGAGGATTGGTGggaaaaatgatagaaaatgagcGTACTTTTTCATTCATATGCTCTCTAGGAAAGATTTAGAAGTGGAATGCAAGAAAATGATATACCTACTTAGTTTTTGTATATAATCTTGCCATCCTTTTTGTTTTGCTGGATTCATATTTGTTGGCTAAGGTAGCAAATtcatttcatctttttcattttcttagtaTTTATAGTACCAGGTAAAAAGTGTTTACCATGCATGTACCCATTTTCAGACTTAAAGATTGGATAAAGCCCTTTATTGCATTTTTTTGGCAGTAATTATGTGATGCTAACTTTCTGCGGTATTCAGTTCCAATGTTGAAAATTGTGTTCTATTTAAAATGTTAATGGGTTAGTTCTAAGTAGGAACCCTCACAATAGTCTTAACgaagatatgattttatttaaattctacaGAATTTTCAGTTCCATGACTCATGATATTATTACAAATCTTGTGAATTTGTAAGTTTGTTTTATGGATGTTCTTTCGGTCTTTATGTTGCTGTGGTATAGTTAGTTAACACAAGCTTGAATCTGACTCAAACTTTGTGCTTTTGCAACTCTTGCTTAGCACAAGCATGGATCTTAGTCCATCTTAATCATTTGATAGTCAATTATTTGTATGATCTGACTCTTGAGATTGCAGCTAATGTGGGATGTTTTTTTAATCATTGCTGATTTGTATTGATAATATTTGCATGAGGATGGACCATCTTACCATATTgacttcaaatatatattatgcatatatgtgtgcTCAAATCATCGGTGATTGCTTACCACTGGCTTTCATCTATTTTGATTGATTCAAAAGTTGTAGATTTTATCTGACATTTACATGGTTACTAAGGACATTTTCATGTTTTCCATTCATTTTGCCTTTGGttttttgttaagtttatttttatttgggttttttagtTGGAACcattatgtgttaaatgtgtaTCCTCTTGAAATAATGGAATGGTTTGTATTTTAGCTAAAGGAGTGGTTGAAGGTAGCAACAAGAAGGGGAAAAATATCACTCAAGGGTGTGCTAAGGTAGCAACAAGACAATATATACATGTTAAACTACATTTACAATTCGGATTTGATCTTTGTACTTTAAACaagaatattttggttatatttaattttcgatatgtttttatttttgatatgtttcatttaaaactatttaatcttttaatatatttttaaactatttttattttcgatatctttaatttatgttatatttaattttggtctTCAAACAATGTTTTATATTACTTATattgtttgattaaaaattataattaacactaTAAAAATTATCTCAACAAacgaaacaataaaaaaaagtaagtaAAATGCTACAAACAAATCATGTTATGGTAAGAATGTAATGTATATggagttttagattttatttaaatacaaataataatcgaatattttgaaagacataatttttttaagatatttAACAAACTATATACCTATAATCGAATTGagttaatacaaaataaaagaaattaagaccttattttattttctcataaaaattattaaattcatattaattttttccttttactaattttaactattcaaacaaaataatatatatttttctattcacaattattaattcaaataaaacattAGTTAATTACAATGTAAAGATGAATACAAACTTTTTAGAAGGTAAATTAaagatcaaatattttaaaaaatttcatataatatatgtatatttctgTAGAACTGGAAACCATGTTATTTGGATGTGGATGTGTTAAATGagtattttttgtaaaaaataattattaaacgtCAGTTATCAATTAATCAAATCTACAAaaacacattcttttcttttcttttttcttttttgggtgattgataaagaaatgaatttcaagttttttacttGAAAAGATAGTTGTAATTTCTAATTTCTACTTTGTAAAGATTCTTaatatgtattgttcatttttctttgatagtgtgttattgcttcctcttcttctttggcTTGTTTGATTGCTTCCTCCACCCACAGTTGAGCGTCTTGTAAGTTCTTGGGCaattaaattctttgattttattttactgctattgaaattagtattgaagaaatgtgacccttttactacgatttgaagatatgtaacagtttaatatcttgcagtaatggctcgtctgcctttaatagtacaaagtGTGAGGCATGAAAGAATTGgtcttgcattgacaatatggttgcaaatgtgtaCAGTTGCGAGTTGGTTCTTACTTACATTGGGTGCCATCCATaacctacatacttatagaccaaggattaaatcctatattttagatttttatgcaaaacgagattatgtgaaaagacttgtatatgctaatgacgagacctgtattgaacaagttatgATGAATATAAttaccttttttaaactatgtgagatgttacaaactttaggggattgaagtcgtcaaggacatgcttgttgatgagcaagtgacaatgtttttacatataatttctcatcaccttaaaaatcagttatcaagcatcactttaataggtTCAGGGAAACCGTTAGCAGATCATTTCAcaatgttttaaatgctgtcatacgcttacaagacgTGTTATTTAAAAAGGTAGAGCCAATTACAGCTAATTCTACAGACTTAAGGTGGAAATAGTTCAAGGTATTGGAGTGAGTtctatatatagcttgtacataatttagttgatttagatttaaatatagtatcctaAATTAAGGTTTTATACATATGatgtagaattgcttaggtgctttagatggaacccacatcaaaattagggttccaacagttgataaacctagatatcgaatgcgaaaaggtgacatagcaataaacatgttaggtgtttgtacacctgatatgcattttgtttatgttcttcctggttgggaaggttctgttgctgatgaatgggttcttcgagatgccattagtaggagacatggactaaaagttcctcatggtaaagtgcaaaattagaggactttgaattaatctttaagatcatacttttttgggaaattaaccatgacaaatagtttttttataggttgttattatctagttgatgttggatacacaaattgtgagagATTTTttgcaccttttagaggacaaagatatcatttgaatgagtggcgtcagggttactAGCCAAGTACTCCAgaagaatttttcaatatgaaacatgcttcGGTAcataatgttattgaaagatgctttgggttattaaaacttagatggggaatacttaggagtccatcattctatcctgtgagggtgcacaatagaatcattgtttcatgttgtttgctccataattttattctaacctatatgagtcttgatcctattgaagcggacttgggagaaggattacctagtaatgtgatagatgacgatgaaccgaatatcgtaaatattcatccatTGGATGCACGGGCTaattggaggatggaactagccaaccaaatgttcaatgaatgacaagcatctagaaattagttaggtttaaggtaaaaataataaacgttaatttgtttatgttatttcatgtatctagtttatgaaactttggtggtgtttgaatttttttttttgtattgtactagacttgttgaattataatttattttcttttgattcgtcatgtgttataattttataaagtgttgaccttttgattcataatattgaacttaattttaatttgttttttttcttaagatagttatgtcaggtttttcacaatcaagtgtttcttcccaaaattctcaaagaaccaaaagaaaatgggttccagaagaagatgttGCGTTGGTTGCCTGTATGGtcgacttgcacaatgttggaacctttAATGCTGATACGggattcaaagccggttatttaaatgagttcgaaaaaaatgttagaaaaatttttacccaatgccatgttgaaggctaaacctaatcttaaatcgaggattaggacattgaaaagggattggtcaatcgtttatgacatgcttagtggaaaaaacaatagcggttttggttgggatgaGCATAGGCAACTTGTTGTTGCTAACGATGCGATGTGGAACTCATatataaatgtaagaattatttcaagtctttattatcttattttgaccaaacttatatctaatatgaattcttcatttttataaagttataaagaAGTCGGTCAATTCAAACATCGTAGTTTCCCTTATTATGAACAACTTACTGCCATCTACGCAAAAGATCGAGCcactgggaaagatgctcaaatagccgctgatattattgaagaaatagaTGTTGAGGATGTAGCTACTACAAATACTCATGAAGAAATAAACAATTTCTATGGATGCGAAGCTGATgtttctttggatgacatggatctTTCAGCTACACAGCCGCAACCAGCTAGAAACCAAGGTGATTCCACATttctaaagaagaaaaaaaagatttctgATGCAAGTGATCATATTTCTTCTACTTCATTTAATGATGCTGCCATTTTATTGGCGAAAAACATACGGACAGTTGGCAttgaaatcagtaggagtattgcctccgaagTGCTAATTCAACAAAAGTCAGAAATGACCATTCAAGAAAGAGATCTAAAATTATATCCAACATTATGTGAAGTAGAAGGTTTAACTGAGGATGAGCGCTATCGCGCATTGAGCAAAATTTCAGATCATCCAAcgcaaatgctcattttctttagtttaccttcttcaGTGCAATTGGAATGGGTTAGAAGATTTTttgctgaccattaaaaatcatggttgtgttgatgatattttggtaactttttgtgtttgtaatatttggatgatataatgacatgatagaatgtcattacaatgttgtaaaattttataacttatggattatgacatataaactaataaaatcatgtaactttttgttaaatatgaatattatgtttggatgtgaaatataattctcaagttatttattacttctaatattttgtttttaatatagaataattaaattatttgtttcattaatgatattttagcacattaaatatgtattgcagtttaaaaataataaagtagattatatattatttttatagtattatatattatgattttagtaaatttatataataataattatactaagaattttattaaattatatttaataatagttatgttaaaatatggttaaattatttattatttttattaaattatttttaataaaaatttaataacaataacaataatcatctacctacaaaaaattctgctaagggtattttagtcattttagttttttccttatgctattacaacatcattccattcaaccaaatataAGAATACtgttacagttctattccattacattcaaccaaaaaattgaattactgattatagCTTTAttctattacagttctattctatTATAGTGAACCAAACGTGCCATTAATAGTATTCAAGCTCGACCCAACTCGATTACACCTGAAAAACATTACAATAAAAgtaaacatataatatatatgagaTTACTCAGGAAAAGACAGAAAACCATCAAGTTAATTAAGATATTAATATTTGCTGGAATCACTTAAAAGACACATATCTCTACACAAATAGGCTTCTATTCCTTTATTAAGTTACTTAAGAgacatatatttatttctttgaagTAACAAATAGATGTGTTTCCAAGACATTATTATGGTCACTTAAGAAAGCTTAGTAGTAAGTCCCATTCCAGTAACTACGGCCATTGCGATTAAGATCCTCATTTGCCGATTCCGATCTGCGACAGGGTTCGGAGGGGTCGGCGGAGTGCTAAATATAGTGATGCAACTCTCTTGTGCTCTAGGTGATCGTCTCTCGGAATCCAACATGCTGCCATAGTCTCCTTCAAAAAAGTGCATTGTCGCTTCATTGAAATTACTCGTCACTAGGCGATAAGCGTTTTCGCAGGTCGTAAGAGCGTTCTTCTCCGCCGGATCGGTCGTGTTGCTGAGGAGTCCGAAAATGAAACTATGGGTGTTGGTCGAATTGTTCAAGGCTTGCTCTATGGTTATTTGCGTTAAGGCTGTGATGTTCACACTAGAGCCCTTAATGTTTTGGTTGACAGTGTTGCTGCAAAATGCATATTCCTCCACTGATCGGCAAATTTTATCGATCAGTTGTCGGGTCGATTCGTCACTTAAGGCAGGGTGGATGAAGGCGGAGGCGGCCATGGCTAGCAAAGCAAGAAGAAAATGGAAGTTATATATGGGAGAAGCCATGTTTTGTTTTTCTAGTTGTGGTGAGGCCATGCAAAGAAATCACTTCACTTGTATAGCTAATCCACATGGAGAATGAGAGAAAATCAAAAAATACATGGcaatagttttaatttttagtgatATATAGGTGGCCTTTTCTTCTTAAATTATGACATGACCAGTGTATTAATGTAGAATTTTAGAATTAAAGACAATTTGGTATAAAACATATTTGGCAAATGGCTTAAAATCATATAATTATGTCCTACTAAATTGAGATATAAATAGTATCATTTTCTGTATATTGGCAAAAcacattaaattattcaaatgttattcataaatattattatattaaattatttaaatataatttattattatatttaaaattttaaaatattttttaaattttaaaaatattttttattaattacgtaaaatgtatttaaattttatattttatgtatcattatattaaatatttaaatatcatataaattagggataaatatcaaaattatacatgaactttaacttggtgcaattatacataaGAAATTTTGTTTGTGGTTCACTTGTATACATAAGTCCTTAATTTTTATCCAGTCATATacatttacaaaaaataaatatgtcaatttatttttatactggataaacataattattaatgtatgcaatatttaaatataaaatgatactatattaataattatgttaataatttgtgagaatttgatcaaataaaaaattgcataaaattaaagttcatatatacaaGTGCACATTAGACCAAACTTTATGTACAGTTTTCAGATTTATCCCTATAAATTAACTAATTTGTTGCTTTTCACTATCATGTATAAAAAAGAGATTTTAACTTTCAACAATTTTTGACAATAACACCAAacacttaaaattaataaatggTGGATGTACCTGAAAGGTCTCtataatcaaattagtccctctactaaatggatcaatttagttattgtactattaaaaagaatcaaataaggccAAATTGGAATAGAATTAGCATTTACTGTTTAACAagctaatatttttaaagtttttatgattcaataaatgaaatctttttgtttggaattgaatgtaaacaataaattaaaaacattttttatatgGTAAATGTTAACTCTTTTATAATTTAGACttacttgatttttttaataatataagaattaaattgatatatttaataattaaaaattaatttaattctaccCTTTTAATACAAAAACTTTCCAAAtgctttatttattaataaaccaACACCTTTTCATAAtctttttcaaaaacactttttagCTTATGAATCATGCAAAGACCTTCCTCCAGCCGCATTCAATATTACTGTCAATGTTGCGGTAATGTCCGATACTATCTTTCCATTTCCATGACACTATTTACGAACCTTAGTTACCAAGAACCCATGGAAGCTTTGACCATAAACAAAATAACCCATAACGCTTATAATTGATCAACCAATGAGAACAGTGACCTTGATTTGTTCAGTGAAATTAGTTTGCAACACAAAATTCATCTCTAACTAGAAGTTAAGCATCAATTTTGAGCTATACAATGAGCTAGGCTTAAGGATTTTTGTTGATACCAAATACCAACAGGGACGAGGTAATGGGTGGAGAGAGGCCCgagtagacctgtccatgggccgggcggcccggcccggcccggcccgacggcccgctcAAAATATGGGagagttcgggtaaaaatataggcctaaaatatgggcttgggtaaaaaacgaggcccatttaaaaaaatgggccgcgctcgggctcaacttttttgacccgagcccggcccggcccggcccaaatataataaatatatattttttatttttaaattttaaaatactttaaaaatatttttatttttttatttttaaaatatttttgtgtttattaaaaatcgggctgggctcgggcttattatttatttttcggGCCGGatctggacaaaattttaggcccatatttcggttTGGGTCGGGCCCGGGCCTAAGAGTCAGGCCAAAAAATTTtttccgggcccggcccggcccatggacaagtCTAGCCCCGAGTCGCTTGAGTTAGGCGAAGAGCCGACAATGGACAATGAAGGAGGGAAGAAAGAGATTGTGTGGAGTCCTTATAAGGaaaaggagagagagagagaatcacTTGTTCCCTCGTGTACCCTTGCTTATGTAGTGGGTCATCATCTATCTCGTAATGATGTGGGCGAACCATACGGCAGCTCATATGATTGTGCGGACTGATCAAGTGTTAGTAGTCAGAGGTCAGGCACCCAACAAATATTGCTATTGCAGGTCAATTGTTGTCATAGTATGTGCTACGTGGTCATGCTCTTTATCAAAGCATATTGTAATACCCAGCTATGAGTCTTGGTAACTATTGTTAACAGACATTAACCACCATTAACATTCTAATGTATTAACCACCTCTAATGACATAGAAACAGTTTTTAACTGACATTAACCTCTTCAAAAATTCCGAGTCATACAATATACTATGATAGTTTGACATCTTTATCCTTGAGTCCACAAGAGGAGGTTAAATCCTGGTGGTCTAGTGAGGGCTGCTGTGCGAGGGATCAGTCGCGGACTGACCACGGGCTCACTGGTGAGGGATTAGCGACAGACCGTCCATACTTGCAACGTGTCCTGTCGTATTGGGGTATAACACTTTTATATAACCCTCGCTCTAAAGTTAAGCCACTTCTCTAAATTCCAGCTTGAGTGAATTACAGAAGTAATGAAAGGAATCTTACCAAAGCTAGACTATGATCTAATTTAAGAGAGGAAACTATGAAAATatcatgaaaataatatatatttctaattaaaaaccTCAAATAAAATTTCCAACTATCCAGGGTTTTCACTGATTTATATAAGTAAATGTACGCCTTTTTGTTTAATCCTCATGAAAGGAACCTTTGCAAAGAGTAAAATTCGAAAACTTCGAAAGCAGGTGAGGATTTGTATAGCTTTATTACATCTATATTATTGTGTATTCTAGGCATCTTATGCTGTATTTAGCTAGGCAACTAGCtagatatatataataaattaaactgTGATTCCTTAAATTGATAGACGTTTATCACGAATTTTAAAACTGTCCTAATTCAAGGTATAATCGAaccttaaattatttattgagataaaaaaaaaagacccTTACCATCTCGTCTAACCCTTATAATTAACTTGCATTCTATTTTAATTTGTGCAATTACCAAAAATGGAAAATGATAGCGATTatcaaagaaattaatataattaattaatgagCAATTACCACAAGTGGCAAATGACGCagcaaaaaattaatatattcgaGCCTAGCAAACAGTATAGTGGGAATTATTTTGCACAATCAGATAGCTGATTGGAGTACATATGGCCTCATgttaccaaaaataaaaacaaagttcaACTAATTTCGAGGGATGAAAATGAATATAATTCTTTTCACTTGGCAGCAAATAGAGTGACAAAACCTAATTTTGACCTACACTTAAGTTAATGAACCTGTGCTCCATGCAGACGTGCTTAAATATCCACCACTTGTTTTAGATAGTATCACAATATTTTAATTAAGCTAAAGGTAATTAGTATATTTTGAGATTACAAAAAGGTTATAAGCCCAGATTATCGTGGTAGGGTTTAATAAGTTTATGGGGATAGTGGAGGGAGGGGGACCATTTTGTTAAGTCTTTTTAGGGtttgatataatttatttaaatattctcTTTGTTGGAGAGTCTGCAAATAGGTAGACACAGTAAGATCGTGTATAGAAAAAGGCCCTGTAGGTCATTTTGGCTTGAACTTCTTGTTTGTTTCAAAACTTCATGGTAGATAAATGAATTGTAAGTTGGTATTTGAAtcttaataatttcattataagttttgatcatatctgCTTCTTTTGACATAATATTTAGAATTACCAATAGTCTCTCCCCAACTCAttaataggaggataatgcacttcagcgcactcaaacccATGTTCTCCTGCATTGGGAACTATGTccatgccaatcgagttaagactcaattgacaactttagggtaaatttaaaaaaaaaaacatatatatgaaCTAAGACTAGATACAATTTCTCATATAGGAGAACAATAATTGATTAGAATAAATTTACAAGAACTTTAATCTATTTCTCACGAAAATagtaatatttaaattatgttatatttatttttattatgtacacTTATATGCACACatataaatgtataatttttttaaagaaaaagttgATCAGACAATTGACATCAAAATCGAGACTTTTCACAATAAAACATAACGTAATAACACATATTTTCAAAATCTTGGTTAACATAACAATCAACTGGATAACACTATGTGTATGATGATTATCATGAGATGTCATCCCATGGTATCTCACATTcatatacataatacatataataatataagaaaGCTTGTGGATCATCATAAAGAGCTAC is part of the Gossypium hirsutum isolate 1008001.06 chromosome D11, Gossypium_hirsutum_v2.1, whole genome shotgun sequence genome and encodes:
- the LOC107960791 gene encoding uncharacterized protein — protein: MASPIYNFHFLLALLAMAASAFIHPALSDESTRQLIDKICRSVEEYAFCSNTVNQNIKGSSVNITALTQITIEQALNNSTNTHSFIFGLLSNTTDPAEKNALTTCENAYRLVTSNFNEATMHFFEGDYGSMLDSERRSPRAQESCITIFSTPPTPPNPVADRNRQMRILIAMAVVTGMGLTTKLS